GCCGAGCCCGACGGCCCGCAGCCCGGCGATCATGGCGCGCCGCCGCTCGTCGAAGATCTGCCGGAACCGGCGGGTGTCCTCACCGGCCTCGCGCAGGGCCGCCACCCCCGCCCACTGGACGAACTCGTTCGTCGAGATGAAGAAGTTGCCGAAGATCTTCTGGAGCGAGCGAATGTGGTCGGGGGGCGCGATGAGGTAACCCAGGCGCCAGCCGGTCATGGCGAAGGCCTTCGAGAAGCCGTTGAGCACGAAGGCGCGGTCCGTGTATTCCAGAATGGAGCGGTCGCGATCCGCGTAGGAGAGGCCATGGTAGATCTCGTCCGAGATGACGACGAGGTCCCGCCCCTGGGTCAGCTCCGCGATCGCCGCCATACGCTCGGGTGAGAGGACCGTCCCGGTGGGGTTCGCCGGCGAGTTGATGAGGATCCCCCTGGTGCGCGGGCCGAGGCGCTCCCGGATGGCCTCCGGCCGGTACTGGAACGCGTCCTCCTCGGTCACGCTGACATAGGCGGGCACGCCGTCGGCGTAGCGGATGAAGTTCGGGTAACAGGCATAGTACGGATCCGAGAGCACCACCTCGTCGCCGGGGTCGAGGAGGTGGCCGAACAGCAGGAGCATCGCCGGCGAGGTGCCCGGGGTGACGAGGATCTGGTCGGGCGAGACCTCGATGTCGTAGGTCTGGGCGTAGTGCTCGGCGATCGCCTCGCGCAGGGGCAGGATGCCGAGGCTGGCCGCGTAACGGGTGCGGCCGTCCTTGATCGCCCGCTCCACCGCCTCGACGATCACCGGCGGCGTGTCGAAGTCCGGCTCGCCGAACTCCAGGTGCACGATGTCAGCGCCCGCGCGCTCCAACGCCTGGGCCCGCTCGAAGACCTCGACGGCCAGGAACGGCTCAATCTGCTCGATCCGCCGCGACGGCCTCACGCGGCTCTTCCAATACGCAGCCGCGTCAGCACGATCTCACAGAGCATCCGGGGGCCGCTCTTGAGGACACCGGTCTTGCTGCCCGCCTGGTCAGTCCAGTTCACCGGCACTTCGACGATGCGGTACCCGTGAGCGCGCGACAGCAAGAGCAGCTCGACGTCGAAGCCGAAGCCGGCGGTCTGCAGACGCGGGAACAGGTCTCTGGCGGCGGCGGCCGTGACGGCGTTGAATCCGCACTGCGAGTCGGCGATCACCCCGAGCCCGAGCCGGGCCACAATCCAATTGAAGAGGCGCCCCGCCGCCACGCGGTGGCGCCGCGCATTGACCGACACGCCTCGATGGGGCAGCCACCGCGAGCCGATGGCGATGTCGGCCCCCGACACCAAGGCGTTCTCGAGCCGCTCCACCTCGGCGATGGGGGTCGCCCCATCGGCGTCCGTGAGGAGCCGGAGGGCGCCGCGGGCCGCCAGCATACCCTGGCGCACCGTGGCACCCTTGCCCCGGTTGCCCTCGCTGCGGAACAGCCGCACCGTCCGATGCGCGCGAGCGGCCGCCTCGACCACGCCGGCGGTCCGGTCGGTGCTCCCGTCGTCCACGACCAGCACCTCGTAGGGCTCCCCCCGCCCTGCGAAGAAGTCCGCGACCTCCTCCGGGTATCTCGTCAGACGCAGCGCCTCGT
The sequence above is a segment of the Candidatus Methylomirabilota bacterium genome. Coding sequences within it:
- a CDS encoding pyridoxal phosphate-dependent aminotransferase → MRPSRRIEQIEPFLAVEVFERAQALERAGADIVHLEFGEPDFDTPPVIVEAVERAIKDGRTRYAASLGILPLREAIAEHYAQTYDIEVSPDQILVTPGTSPAMLLLFGHLLDPGDEVVLSDPYYACYPNFIRYADGVPAYVSVTEEDAFQYRPEAIRERLGPRTRGILINSPANPTGTVLSPERMAAIAELTQGRDLVVISDEIYHGLSYADRDRSILEYTDRAFVLNGFSKAFAMTGWRLGYLIAPPDHIRSLQKIFGNFFISTNEFVQWAGVAALREAGEDTRRFRQIFDERRRAMIAGLRAVGLGVGFEPTGAFYVLANARRYTSDSTRFAFEILEGCHVAVTPGAAFGANAEGYLRFSYAASLPRIQEGLCRLGRFLAARA
- a CDS encoding dolichyl-phosphate beta-glucosyltransferase; translated protein: MSPPRWSVVIPAFNEALRLTRYPEEVADFFAGRGEPYEVLVVDDGSTDRTAGVVEAAARAHRTVRLFRSEGNRGKGATVRQGMLAARGALRLLTDADGATPIAEVERLENALVSGADIAIGSRWLPHRGVSVNARRHRVAAGRLFNWIVARLGLGVIADSQCGFNAVTAAAARDLFPRLQTAGFGFDVELLLLSRAHGYRIVEVPVNWTDQAGSKTGVLKSGPRMLCEIVLTRLRIGRAA